In Achromobacter pestifer, the DNA window GTTCAGCACGCCCGGCGGCAGGCCGGCTTCCAGCGCCAGCTCCGCCAGGAACAGCGAGGACGTCGGATCCTGCTCGGAAGGCTTGAGGATGAAGGTGTTGCCGCAGGCCACGGCGATCGGGAACATGAAGCAGGGCAACATGACCGGGAAATTGAACGCGGTGATGCCCGCGCACACGCCCAGCGGCTGGATCAGGGTGTAGACGTCGATGCCGGAAGCGGCGTTCTCGGCGTATTCGCCCAATTGCAGGTTGGCGATGGAGCAGGCGTGCTCCACCACTTCCAGGCCGCGGCCGACTTCGCCCTCGGCGTCCGGCAGGGTCTTGCCGTGCTCGCGGGTGATCATTTCGGCCAGCTTGCCGGAATTGGCGCGCAGCAGTTCCTGGAACTTCAGCATGACGCGCATGCGAGCGCCCTGCCCGCTGTTGCGCCAGGTCTTGAAAGCCTCCTTGGCGTTGGAGACGGCCAGGTCCAGTTCCTCGCGCGTGGCGAAGGGCACCTTGGCGACGACCTCCTGGGTAGCGGGATTGATCACGTCCCGCCATTCGGTGGTTTTGGACTGCACGAGCTTGCCGCCGATCAATAGCGGAACGCGGGGGACTTCACTCATTTGATGCTCCTCACACTGCATGGTCGATGCGGATGGAATCCGCGTACATGGATCGTGAGGCGCCGGCGGCAATGGCCTGCCGGCGCCCCGGGTTTACTTCTTGACCAACGGGCAGCTCGAATCCGCCAGGGGCTGGAAGGCCTCGGCGGCCGGGATGGTGGCCACCAGCTTGGAATAGTCCCAGCCGCCCTTGGACTCGGCCGGCTTTTTCACTTCATACAGGTACATGTCGTGGATCACGCGGCCATCGGGACGGATGGAAGCGTTGCGCATGATCGGATCCTCGATGGGCAGCGCGCGCATCTTGTCGGCCACCACCTTGCCGTCGGTGCTGCCGGAAGCCGCGACCGAACGCAGGTAGTGCCGCACGCTGGAGTACACGCCGGCCTGCGTCATGGTGGGCTTCAGGCCGCGGAAGGCCTTCTCGAAGCGCCCGGACCATTGGCGCGTGGCGTCGTCGTAGTCCCAGTAGAAGCCGTCCACGTAGGACAGGCCCTGGGCGCTTTCCAGGCCGAGCGCACGCAGGTCCGACAGGAAGATCAGCAGCGACACCAGGCGCTGGCCGCCGGCCACGATGCCGAATTCGCGCGCCTGCTTGACCGCGTTGACCGTGTCCTGGCCGCCGTTGGCCAGGGCCACGACCTGGGCCTTGGAGGCCTGCGCCTGCAGCAGATAGGACGCGAAGTCCGGCGCGTTCAGGGGGTGGCGCACGCTGCCGGCCACGGTGCCGCCCAGCGCCTGCACGGCCTTGGCCGTGTCGGCTTCCAGCGAGTGGCCGAAGGCGTAGTCCACGGTGATGAAATACCAGGACTTGCCGCCCGCCCGCACGGTGGCCTTGGCGCCGCCCGCGGACTGCGAATAGGTGTCGAACATCCAGTGGAAACCCACCGGCGAGCATTCTTTGTTGGTCAGCGCCGTGGTGGCGGGACCCGAAAACATCACCACCTTGTTCTTTTCGCGCGCAATGCCTTGCACCGCCAGCGCCACCGCGGAGTTGGTCAGGTCGGCGATGGCGGTGACGCCGTCGCGGTCGAACCATTCGCGCGCCTTGGCCGCGCCCACGTCGGCCTTGTTCTGGTTGTCCGCGGACACCAGCTCGATCTTCATGCCCTTGCATTCCGCGGCCAGGCAGTCGTCGATCGCCAATTGCGCCGCCGCCACCGAACCCGGTCCCCCCATGCCGGCATAGGTGCCAGACATGTCCGTCAGAATGCCGATCTTCACTGGCGGCTTATCCGCCGCCTGCGCCTGGCCAACCAGAGCGGCGCCCAGACACAAGCCTACGGCCAGCCCGCGTGCGTGCAATTTCATGGATTTGTCTCCTGAGTTTTATGCGTTATGGCGCCGTCTACGCGGCCTGCGGTCCCAGGGCTTAGGCCCCGAAGAGCCTGGCTACAGGCCCCAAGTCCGCCGATCCAGTGTAGATGTGTGAAAATCAACAAGCAACACTAGAAATGCACATTCCTTGTGCATTCATGCACAAGCAGAATTTGGCCGGCGGCGCGGCGCGCAGCCGGGCCTGGAGAACCGGAAAGTGCTTGATTGGGACAGCCTGAGATATTTCCTGGAAGTGGCCCGCACCCAGCGGGTGAGCGCCGCGGCGCGCAAGCTCGGGGTCGAGCACACGACGGTGTCGCGGCGCATCCGCGCGCTGGAAGCCGAGCTTGACACCCTGCTGTTCGAGAAGTCGCGCGGCGCGGGCTTCGTGCTGACCGAAGACGGCCAACGCCTGTTCGTCCATGCCGAACAGATGGAGAGCACCGTGCACTCCGCCCGCGAAAACCTGTCGGGCATCGGCCAGGCGCTATCGGGCCATTTGCGCATCGGCGCCACCGAGGGCTTCGGCAGCTATGTGCTGACGCCGTTGGCGGCGGACTTCCAGCGGCGCTATCCGCACATCACGCTGGACATCCTGCCGGTGCCCCGCTTTGTCAGCCTGTCCAAGCGCGAAGCCGACCTGGCCATCACCATCGAGCGCCCCCAGCGCGGCCCGTATGTGTGCAGCAAGCTGTGCGACTACACGTTGCGCCTGTACGGCACCCCCGGCTATCTGGCCAGCCATCCGCCGATCCGGGAGCGCGCGGACCTGGCCGACCACACCTTCATCGGCTACGTCGACGAGCTGCTGTTCAGCGAGCGGCTGCGCTATC includes these proteins:
- a CDS encoding ABC transporter substrate-binding protein — its product is MKLHARGLAVGLCLGAALVGQAQAADKPPVKIGILTDMSGTYAGMGGPGSVAAAQLAIDDCLAAECKGMKIELVSADNQNKADVGAAKAREWFDRDGVTAIADLTNSAVALAVQGIAREKNKVVMFSGPATTALTNKECSPVGFHWMFDTYSQSAGGAKATVRAGGKSWYFITVDYAFGHSLEADTAKAVQALGGTVAGSVRHPLNAPDFASYLLQAQASKAQVVALANGGQDTVNAVKQAREFGIVAGGQRLVSLLIFLSDLRALGLESAQGLSYVDGFYWDYDDATRQWSGRFEKAFRGLKPTMTQAGVYSSVRHYLRSVAASGSTDGKVVADKMRALPIEDPIMRNASIRPDGRVIHDMYLYEVKKPAESKGGWDYSKLVATIPAAEAFQPLADSSCPLVKK
- a CDS encoding LysR family transcriptional regulator, which codes for MLDWDSLRYFLEVARTQRVSAAARKLGVEHTTVSRRIRALEAELDTLLFEKSRGAGFVLTEDGQRLFVHAEQMESTVHSARENLSGIGQALSGHLRIGATEGFGSYVLTPLAADFQRRYPHITLDILPVPRFVSLSKREADLAITIERPQRGPYVCSKLCDYTLRLYGTPGYLASHPPIRERADLADHTFIGYVDELLFSERLRYLEDLLPASKVVLRSTSVVAQYHAALQGQSLAILPCFIAAQDPRLTPVLADEVEITRSFWMYCHEDLRKLKRVTVLWEFIRKSVLRNADLLAGKGGTMKYLP